In a genomic window of Bordetella petrii:
- a CDS encoding CaiB/BaiF CoA transferase family protein, protein MDTPDFPHGPLHGVRVIELGQLLAGPFCGQLLADFGAEVIKVEPPGVGDPMREWGREKAHGKTLWWPLIARNKKSITCDLRTEQGQEIIKSLAADADVLLENFRPGTLEKWNLGPDVLKAINPRLVLVRVSGYGQTGPYASRAGFGSIGEAMGGLRYVCGDPSTAPSRVGIAIGDTLAAMHAALGTVMALFARERIGRGQIVDSAIYEAVLNFMESIVIEYDQAGYIRERSGPILPNIAPSNVYPTADGLDILIGANQDSVFRRLCQAMQRPELADDERYATHWARGSHQKQLDDLIADWTRTLKAADLLALMEEHGVPAGGIYRAPEMMADPHFQARQAIVRVAHPDLGQVAMQNVAPRLSETPGSVRHCGPALGEHTEEVLTTLLSMPPERVAQLKTAGVI, encoded by the coding sequence GTGGATACCCCCGACTTCCCTCACGGCCCCCTGCACGGCGTGCGCGTCATCGAACTGGGTCAATTGCTGGCCGGCCCATTCTGCGGCCAGTTGCTGGCCGATTTCGGCGCCGAGGTCATCAAGGTCGAACCTCCCGGCGTGGGCGACCCCATGCGCGAGTGGGGCCGTGAAAAAGCCCATGGCAAGACGCTGTGGTGGCCGCTGATCGCCCGCAACAAGAAGTCCATCACCTGCGACCTGCGCACCGAGCAAGGCCAAGAGATCATCAAGTCGCTGGCGGCCGATGCCGACGTGCTGCTCGAGAACTTCCGCCCCGGCACGCTCGAGAAGTGGAACCTGGGTCCGGACGTCCTGAAGGCGATCAATCCGCGCCTGGTACTGGTGCGCGTATCGGGTTACGGACAGACCGGCCCCTATGCCAGCCGCGCGGGTTTCGGTTCGATCGGCGAGGCCATGGGCGGCCTGCGCTACGTCTGCGGCGACCCGTCGACCGCGCCGTCGCGCGTGGGCATCGCCATCGGCGACACGCTCGCAGCCATGCACGCCGCGCTGGGCACGGTCATGGCGCTGTTCGCTCGCGAACGCATTGGCCGCGGCCAGATCGTCGACAGCGCAATCTACGAGGCAGTGCTCAACTTCATGGAAAGCATCGTCATCGAATACGACCAGGCAGGATACATCCGCGAGCGCAGCGGCCCCATCTTGCCCAACATCGCGCCCAGCAACGTCTACCCCACCGCGGACGGCCTGGACATTCTTATCGGCGCCAACCAGGACAGCGTGTTCCGCCGCCTGTGCCAGGCCATGCAGCGCCCCGAACTGGCAGATGACGAGCGTTACGCCACGCACTGGGCGCGCGGCTCGCACCAGAAGCAACTCGACGACCTGATCGCCGACTGGACCCGCACGCTCAAAGCGGCGGACCTGCTGGCCCTGATGGAAGAACACGGGGTGCCTGCGGGCGGCATCTACCGGGCTCCCGAGATGATGGCCGATCCGCATTTCCAGGCCCGCCAGGCCATCGTGCGAGTGGCGCATCCGGACCTGGGCCAGGTCGCGATGCAGAACGTCGCGCCGCGCCTTTCCGAAACGCCGGGCTCGGTGCGGCATTGCGGCCCGGCACTGGGTGAACACACAGAGGAAGTGCTGACCACGTTGCTGAGCATGCCGCCCGAGCGGGTGGCCCAGCTTAAAACCGCCGGCGTCATCTGA
- a CDS encoding TRAP transporter substrate-binding protein, whose product MKKNLKVLACAVLAMGIAGGVHAKETLRVTLQIPAKHILGQNVLAFKKIVEERSKGELELEIYDSAQLYKGTEVPQAVSSGAIDMGIVELGVYTGTIPAAGAFSVPFLFPSEAAIAKATAPDSAVRQAIDGAILKTGARVMWWQAYGLVQMLSKKAPVRLPTDLKGKKVRVISKPIGEFVADQGGAPIVIDGAEQLIAYQRGTVDIGMSGTTATQSRHIYDVMDYITMTNHSDVEFLVLINDRRFQKLKPEQQALLQEAARTVEADLRKKTEKLNAEAKEFLRTKTKMKVVDLTPAEAKAWHDAAQPTIKNFAQQNGPLAKQVVDAALKAQ is encoded by the coding sequence ATGAAGAAAAATCTGAAAGTCCTGGCCTGCGCCGTGCTGGCGATGGGCATTGCCGGCGGAGTGCACGCCAAGGAAACCTTGCGCGTTACGCTGCAGATTCCCGCCAAGCACATCCTGGGCCAGAACGTGCTGGCCTTCAAGAAGATCGTCGAAGAACGGTCCAAGGGAGAGCTGGAGCTGGAAATCTACGATTCCGCCCAGCTGTACAAGGGCACCGAGGTGCCCCAGGCGGTCAGCTCCGGCGCCATCGACATGGGCATCGTGGAACTCGGCGTCTACACGGGCACCATTCCGGCCGCCGGCGCGTTCTCGGTACCGTTCCTGTTTCCGAGCGAAGCCGCCATCGCGAAAGCCACCGCGCCCGACAGCGCCGTGCGCCAGGCCATCGACGGCGCCATTCTGAAGACCGGCGCGCGTGTCATGTGGTGGCAGGCGTACGGCCTGGTACAGATGCTCAGCAAGAAAGCGCCGGTCAGGCTGCCCACCGATCTCAAGGGCAAGAAAGTGCGCGTCATCAGCAAACCCATAGGCGAGTTCGTGGCCGACCAGGGCGGCGCGCCAATCGTCATCGACGGCGCCGAACAGCTTATTGCCTACCAGCGCGGCACGGTCGATATCGGCATGTCGGGTACCACCGCCACCCAATCGCGCCACATATACGATGTAATGGACTACATCACCATGACCAATCACTCGGACGTGGAGTTCCTGGTGCTGATCAACGACCGGCGATTCCAGAAGCTCAAGCCTGAACAGCAAGCCCTGCTGCAGGAAGCCGCCCGCACGGTCGAAGCCGATTTGCGCAAGAAGACCGAGAAACTCAACGCCGAAGCCAAGGAGTTCCTGCGCACCAAGACCAAGATGAAGGTGGTGGACCTCACGCCCGCCGAGGCCAAGGCGTGGCACGACGCCGCGCAGCCCACCATCAAGAACTTCGCGCAGCAGAACGGGCCGCTGGCCAAGCAGGTGGTGGACGCCGCCCTCAAGGCCCAGTAA